In Chryseobacterium gleum, a single genomic region encodes these proteins:
- a CDS encoding HIT family protein, protein MSTIFTKIINGEIPSYKIAENENFIAFLDAMPLVKGHTLVVPKKEVDLIFDLESEEYKNLWGFAQEVAKKIKTAIPCVRVGVAVVGLEVPHAHIHLIPLNKMEDMNFRNERLKLTNEEYTEIQNSIINS, encoded by the coding sequence ATGAGCACTATATTCACAAAAATCATCAATGGCGAAATTCCCTCTTATAAGATTGCAGAAAATGAAAACTTTATCGCATTCTTAGACGCAATGCCTTTGGTGAAGGGGCATACTTTAGTAGTCCCTAAGAAAGAAGTGGATTTGATTTTTGATCTTGAAAGTGAAGAATACAAAAACCTTTGGGGATTTGCCCAAGAGGTAGCCAAGAAGATCAAAACTGCAATTCCATGTGTAAGAGTAGGAGTAGCGGTGGTAGGACTTGAAGTTCCGCATGCACACATCCATCTGATTCCTTTAAATAAGATGGAAGATATGAATTTCAGAAATGAAAGATTAAAATTAACGAACGAAGAATATACAGAGATTCAAAACTCAATTATTAATTCTTAA
- a CDS encoding T9SS type A sorting domain-containing protein: MRKSLFAIGLLAISYSVQAQILCHVDTNANMYVSEGTLVYSGGGVQTKGNGLLDVHGNIMIVGSGTDAFKTIDAAGSDKTDGGNIILRLNTPASFATSTYGQLYIDGLSQSNITGIVTKEYRTTSNGSGNYFQQVALPFYGKALGSLSTEVGKTFNTGRYSNPILKWDNGNAVSAHFTDLATTTADGSGYYMLKVTNNDWNPSAPATGTVFNINGRPFAPLAGTASLQNAGKSNVGPSNVVFGNGGNALNSYSEKYNTYLDDSFEFTLSPWAGTFGQNFYQFGNPYLTNIDLSNIGYTESVTGSDGNAVRNIWGIEYNPGTIVTLPGGSTYATGAQVVTYVPTGDGVAPAVGDVNLDKMVIKPMQSFKIKLRDNTVQTLDFNPLRRFKSTARTAGTPNGVNAARMAGKNTSNTVKQLGVIGLDANGNEISRTYYVVSPSFTTGHQVSAATTVQSSAGTRIIGTYEEALNGGYDNNYTNYWLYINEANENNFQGKNVKLVNYKLDQVKSYKFEIRENAELIPAGAHQLSSGIGFYYKAENGNLLQAKQGDIVPVTNEEANLYYGEPSNITLAVDKAAPSISRTLVVYDPSVTNYIVRFDPKWKKADIQVYDMSGKLVISKKAVETSRDFVIELDGSVKNSYIVKIVSDKGETVNTKILK; this comes from the coding sequence ATGAGAAAAAGTTTATTTGCTATAGGTCTTTTAGCAATTAGTTATTCTGTTCAGGCGCAGATACTATGTCATGTTGACACTAATGCTAATATGTATGTGAGCGAAGGCACCCTAGTTTATAGTGGTGGAGGTGTACAAACAAAAGGTAATGGCCTTTTGGACGTACATGGAAATATAATGATTGTAGGATCTGGTACAGATGCTTTTAAGACAATAGACGCTGCAGGTTCTGATAAGACAGATGGCGGTAATATCATCTTAAGACTAAATACCCCTGCTTCCTTTGCTACTTCCACGTATGGCCAGCTGTACATCGATGGACTATCCCAGTCCAATATTACAGGTATTGTAACTAAAGAATACAGAACTACAAGTAATGGTAGTGGTAATTATTTCCAGCAAGTCGCTTTGCCTTTCTATGGTAAAGCTTTAGGTTCATTATCTACAGAGGTTGGTAAAACCTTCAATACAGGTAGATACAGCAATCCAATTCTAAAGTGGGATAACGGTAATGCAGTTTCTGCACATTTTACAGATTTAGCAACTACTACAGCTGATGGTTCAGGGTATTATATGCTGAAAGTTACCAACAATGATTGGAATCCAAGTGCACCTGCTACAGGAACAGTTTTCAATATTAACGGTAGACCATTTGCCCCGTTGGCTGGAACTGCTTCATTGCAGAATGCAGGAAAATCTAACGTTGGCCCTTCCAATGTCGTATTTGGAAATGGTGGTAACGCTTTGAATTCTTACAGCGAAAAGTATAATACTTACCTTGATGATTCATTTGAATTTACTCTAAGCCCATGGGCTGGAACATTTGGTCAGAACTTCTATCAATTTGGTAACCCTTATCTAACTAATATAGATTTATCTAATATCGGATACACTGAAAGCGTTACAGGGTCAGATGGAAATGCGGTAAGAAACATCTGGGGTATTGAATATAACCCTGGTACTATTGTTACACTTCCTGGAGGTTCTACTTATGCTACAGGTGCTCAGGTGGTTACTTACGTGCCGACAGGTGACGGAGTAGCTCCGGCAGTTGGTGATGTCAACTTAGATAAAATGGTGATTAAACCTATGCAGTCATTTAAAATAAAGTTAAGAGACAATACAGTTCAGACTTTAGACTTTAATCCTCTAAGAAGATTTAAATCAACAGCAAGAACTGCAGGTACTCCTAACGGTGTAAATGCAGCTAGAATGGCTGGTAAGAACACATCCAATACAGTGAAGCAGCTTGGAGTAATCGGTCTTGATGCTAATGGTAATGAGATTTCCAGAACATATTATGTGGTTTCTCCATCATTTACAACAGGGCACCAGGTTTCTGCAGCTACAACAGTTCAAAGTTCAGCAGGTACAAGAATTATTGGTACTTACGAAGAAGCATTGAATGGTGGGTATGATAACAACTATACCAACTATTGGTTATATATTAATGAAGCTAATGAGAATAACTTCCAAGGTAAAAATGTTAAGTTAGTTAACTATAAGCTTGATCAGGTTAAATCTTATAAGTTCGAGATCAGAGAAAATGCAGAACTTATTCCTGCCGGTGCACACCAGTTATCTTCAGGAATTGGTTTCTACTATAAAGCGGAAAATGGAAATTTACTACAGGCTAAACAAGGTGATATTGTACCTGTAACAAATGAGGAAGCTAACTTGTATTATGGTGAGCCAAGTAATATTACTCTGGCTGTAGATAAGGCAGCTCCTAGTATTTCGAGAACACTTGTTGTTTACGATCCATCTGTTACAAATTACATTGTTAGATTTGATCCAAAATGGAAAAAAGCGGACATTCAAGTTTATGATATGAGCGGTAAACTGGTAATCTCTAAAAAAGCGGTTGAAACATCCAGAGATTTTGTAATTGAGCTTGATGGCTCAGTTAAAAACTCTTACATTGTAAAAATCGTTTCTGATAAGGGAGAAACTGTTAACACTAAAATCTTAAAATAA
- a CDS encoding peptidase domain-containing ABC transporter encodes MKKKFPFYKQPDTKDCGPTCLRIVSKYYGKSISLQQIRNLSETTREGSSLLGLSDAAENLGFRSMGVQIDFNTLTEEVPFPCIAHWNKNHFVVVYKIDKNNKVYISDPSYGLITYTREEFIRSWIGENANENTEEGIVLILETTPAFFQTEFDAEESKASFTFLSKYLLKYKTLVIQLAIGLLGGSLLSLIFPFLTQSIVDVGIQNQDINFIYVVLLAQIMLFLGRMGIETIRSWILLHLSARINISIISDFFIKLMKLPISFFDTRMTGDIMQRINDHHRIEQLLTSSSLNTLFSLVNLIIFSIVLLFYDYRLFLVYLVGAVLYVGWISFFLKKRKELDYKRFSQVSQEQSKVIELINGMQEIKMHNAEKQKRWDWEFLQVKLFKIRIKSLSLEQWQSVGGNFINQMKDILVSFLSAKLVLSGNLTLGMMLSVQYIIGQLNSPLLQLIDFIKQTQDAKISLERLGEIHDKDDEEDKNEQYVMDIPKKDIEIKDMSFRYIGSDVPVFENLNLTIPYQQTTAIVGASGSGKTTLLKLLMKFYDPDQGEIRIGNTNMKNISPRYWRDHCGVVMQEGYVFNDTIANNIAVGEDHIDKQKLRRAVEIANIKEFIESLPLSYNTKIGNEGVGVSGGQKQRLFIARAVYKAPEYILFDEATSALDANNEKVIMENLEQFFKGKTAVVIAHRLSTVRHADKIIVLDQGRVVEEGSHAELVDLRGEYYRLVRNQLELGN; translated from the coding sequence GGTAAAAGCATATCCCTGCAGCAGATTCGTAACCTTTCCGAGACAACGCGTGAAGGAAGCAGCCTTCTTGGACTGAGTGATGCGGCAGAAAACCTTGGATTCAGGTCAATGGGAGTCCAGATCGATTTCAATACCCTTACAGAAGAGGTTCCTTTTCCTTGTATAGCACACTGGAATAAAAATCATTTTGTTGTCGTATATAAAATTGATAAGAATAATAAAGTATATATTTCAGATCCCAGTTACGGACTCATCACTTACACACGGGAAGAGTTCATCAGATCCTGGATCGGAGAAAATGCAAATGAAAATACAGAAGAAGGAATTGTTCTTATCCTTGAAACAACTCCGGCATTCTTCCAGACAGAATTTGATGCTGAAGAAAGTAAGGCAAGTTTTACATTCCTTTCCAAATATCTTCTTAAGTATAAAACACTTGTCATTCAGCTTGCTATCGGGCTTTTGGGAGGAAGTTTACTTTCCCTGATATTTCCGTTTCTGACCCAAAGTATAGTAGACGTCGGAATCCAGAACCAGGATATTAATTTTATCTATGTGGTTTTACTTGCACAGATCATGCTATTCCTGGGAAGAATGGGAATTGAGACTATCCGAAGCTGGATTCTTCTTCACCTTTCCGCAAGAATCAATATTTCCATCATCTCCGATTTCTTTATCAAACTCATGAAACTTCCTATAAGTTTCTTTGATACAAGGATGACTGGAGATATCATGCAGCGAATAAATGACCACCACAGAATTGAACAGCTTCTTACAAGTTCTTCACTGAATACTTTATTCTCACTGGTCAATCTTATTATTTTCAGTATTGTATTGTTATTTTATGATTACAGGCTTTTCCTTGTTTACCTTGTAGGAGCTGTATTATATGTTGGCTGGATCAGTTTCTTCCTGAAAAAAAGAAAAGAACTCGATTATAAAAGATTCTCCCAGGTATCTCAGGAGCAGAGTAAAGTGATCGAGCTCATCAACGGTATGCAGGAAATTAAAATGCATAATGCCGAAAAACAAAAACGATGGGATTGGGAATTTCTTCAGGTAAAACTGTTTAAAATCCGGATAAAATCTCTTTCACTGGAGCAATGGCAATCCGTGGGAGGTAACTTTATTAACCAGATGAAAGATATTCTGGTAAGTTTCCTTTCTGCAAAACTTGTGTTAAGCGGAAATCTTACCTTAGGGATGATGCTTTCCGTTCAATATATCATTGGGCAGCTGAACAGTCCGCTTCTTCAGCTTATCGATTTTATCAAACAGACTCAGGATGCTAAAATTTCCCTTGAAAGATTGGGCGAAATCCATGATAAAGATGATGAAGAAGATAAGAATGAACAATACGTTATGGATATCCCGAAAAAAGATATTGAAATCAAAGATATGTCGTTCAGATACATCGGTTCCGATGTTCCTGTTTTTGAAAACTTAAATCTTACGATACCTTATCAGCAGACAACTGCTATTGTAGGCGCCAGCGGAAGCGGAAAAACAACTTTATTGAAACTGTTGATGAAGTTCTATGATCCTGACCAGGGTGAAATCAGAATCGGGAATACCAATATGAAAAATATTTCCCCGAGATACTGGAGAGATCACTGCGGAGTAGTAATGCAGGAAGGTTATGTATTCAATGATACTATTGCCAACAACATTGCTGTTGGTGAAGATCATATTGATAAGCAAAAATTAAGACGCGCCGTAGAAATTGCCAATATCAAAGAATTCATAGAAAGTCTTCCATTGAGTTATAATACGAAAATCGGGAATGAAGGTGTGGGAGTCAGCGGTGGCCAGAAGCAAAGGTTATTCATTGCAAGGGCTGTTTATAAAGCTCCGGAATACATTTTATTTGATGAAGCTACTTCTGCACTGGATGCCAACAATGAAAAAGTGATTATGGAAAATCTTGAACAGTTCTTCAAAGGCAAAACGGCTGTAGTTATTGCCCACAGACTCTCCACAGTAAGGCATGCCGATAAGATTATTGTGCTTGATCAGGGAAGGGTGGTAGAAGAAGGAAGCCACGCTGAGCTGGTAGATTTAAGAGGAGAATATTACAGACTGGTAAGAAACCAGCTTGAATTAGGAAATTAA
- the clpX gene encoding ATP-dependent Clp protease ATP-binding subunit ClpX yields MNSNQCSFCGRKRSEVQMLISGQNGFICENCIEQAHAIVKDSASKTGYSPAESMDELKKPKEIKEFLDQYVIGQDQAKKQLSIAVYNHYKRLLHAQDENREVELEKSNIIMIGETGTGKTLLAKTIARELNVPFCIVDATILTEAGYVGEDVESILSRLLMVADYDVEKAEKGIVFIDEIDKIARKSDNPSITRDVSGEGVQQGLLKLLEGSIVNVPPQGGRKHPDQKYIQVNTQNILFIAGGAFDGIKEIIERRMNKQAIGFSSEKINKTDEDEYILTNINAIDLRTFGLIPELLGRFPIITYLDKLTKETLVRIMKEPKNSIVNQFVELFKMDGTNLVITDGAIEKIVEETIEKGLGARGLRGTTEKVLEDYMFSIGEEKEIILTEDNVLINR; encoded by the coding sequence ATGAACTCAAACCAATGTTCTTTCTGCGGCAGAAAAAGAAGTGAAGTACAGATGCTGATTTCCGGGCAGAATGGTTTTATTTGTGAAAATTGTATAGAGCAGGCACATGCTATTGTAAAAGACAGTGCATCCAAAACAGGATACTCGCCTGCAGAAAGCATGGACGAGCTTAAAAAACCAAAAGAGATCAAAGAATTTCTTGATCAGTATGTAATTGGTCAGGATCAGGCAAAGAAACAGCTTTCAATTGCTGTGTATAACCACTATAAAAGATTACTTCATGCTCAGGACGAAAACAGGGAAGTAGAGCTGGAAAAGTCAAATATCATCATGATAGGGGAAACCGGAACAGGTAAAACCCTTTTGGCAAAAACGATTGCAAGAGAACTTAATGTACCTTTCTGCATTGTGGATGCTACTATTTTAACAGAAGCAGGGTATGTGGGGGAAGATGTTGAAAGTATCCTTTCCAGACTTCTGATGGTGGCGGATTATGACGTTGAAAAAGCTGAAAAAGGAATTGTTTTCATCGATGAGATTGATAAAATTGCCAGAAAATCAGATAACCCGAGTATCACCAGAGATGTTTCCGGAGAAGGAGTGCAGCAGGGATTGCTGAAGCTATTGGAAGGAAGTATCGTAAATGTTCCGCCTCAGGGAGGAAGAAAACACCCGGACCAGAAATATATCCAGGTAAATACACAGAACATCCTTTTTATTGCAGGAGGAGCTTTTGATGGGATCAAAGAGATCATCGAAAGAAGAATGAACAAGCAGGCCATCGGCTTCAGCTCTGAAAAAATCAATAAAACTGATGAAGATGAGTATATATTAACAAATATTAATGCGATTGATCTTCGTACTTTCGGATTAATTCCGGAACTTTTAGGAAGATTTCCGATTATCACTTACCTCGATAAACTCACAAAAGAGACTTTGGTAAGAATTATGAAGGAACCTAAAAACTCTATCGTGAATCAATTTGTGGAACTTTTCAAAATGGATGGCACAAATTTGGTTATTACAGACGGAGCAATTGAAAAAATCGTAGAGGAAACTATTGAAAAAGGATTGGGAGCAAGAGGTCTGAGAGGTACTACCGAAAAAGTTCTAGAAGACTATATGTTTTCAATAGGAGAGGAGAAAGAGATCATCTTAACGGAGGATAATGTTTTGATTAATAGATAA
- a CDS encoding TlpA family protein disulfide reductase → MKKIYTLSAVLAAFALQAQFTVTIQTPADFKDQDAILYTLNGSKDIIVTKEQSKNGTWTFKYPGNYMGMMKVYFPGSNNTVSFISENKNVNFKLDVQNNKVKDVIYLDEANSLMSKQQEGSQKKELILPALTQIKEYYKDNTDFGKALKTEIDRLSGTSSTIDAAQHPFIAYYNTNYSKFISNSPDSVKKVDQEEIINFLDKSGDMLESSSLLRPVLVAYLNAGGNTNVTASVDKLLDRLKVETPRGQTVLSELIDIFDAYQMDEYKSKYLSLAKNLKCTITDRLASTLKSNANTEIGAVFPNYKFQSAVNTTAKSLHDIKADKKVIVFWSSTCSHCETELPKLLEKYNDLKSKNIQVVGLSLDVDKNSYTKKIAAFPWVNDSELRGWNSSYTDTYNIHATPTYFILDANNKIISKPDHVGDVLEYFKVK, encoded by the coding sequence ATGAAAAAAATTTATACGCTATCTGCGGTTTTAGCTGCATTTGCTTTGCAGGCTCAATTTACGGTCACAATCCAGACTCCTGCAGATTTTAAAGATCAGGACGCAATTCTATATACATTAAACGGCTCAAAAGATATTATTGTTACTAAAGAACAAAGTAAGAATGGTACGTGGACTTTTAAATATCCGGGTAACTACATGGGGATGATGAAAGTTTATTTTCCCGGTTCTAACAATACGGTAAGCTTTATTTCTGAGAATAAGAACGTAAACTTTAAACTGGATGTCCAGAATAATAAAGTTAAAGATGTTATTTATCTTGATGAGGCAAATAGCCTGATGAGCAAACAGCAGGAAGGTTCACAAAAGAAAGAGCTTATTTTGCCGGCTTTAACACAAATCAAAGAATACTATAAAGACAATACGGACTTTGGAAAAGCCCTGAAAACCGAAATTGACAGGCTTTCCGGGACTTCAAGCACTATTGATGCAGCACAACATCCGTTTATTGCTTATTATAATACGAACTACAGTAAATTTATTTCTAACTCACCAGATTCAGTCAAAAAAGTAGATCAGGAAGAGATCATCAACTTTCTGGACAAATCAGGAGATATGCTTGAAAGCTCATCATTATTGAGACCGGTTTTGGTGGCTTATCTTAACGCAGGAGGAAATACAAATGTTACAGCTTCTGTTGATAAGCTTTTAGACCGTTTAAAAGTAGAGACGCCAAGAGGGCAAACCGTATTATCCGAATTGATTGATATCTTTGATGCATATCAGATGGATGAGTACAAGAGCAAATATTTGTCTCTTGCTAAAAATCTTAAATGTACCATTACTGACAGGCTTGCTTCTACCTTAAAATCGAATGCAAACACTGAAATAGGAGCTGTTTTCCCTAATTATAAGTTTCAGTCAGCTGTGAATACCACCGCAAAATCTTTACATGATATAAAAGCAGATAAGAAGGTTATCGTATTCTGGTCATCCACCTGTTCACATTGTGAAACTGAGCTTCCTAAGCTTCTTGAAAAATACAATGATCTTAAATCAAAAAATATTCAGGTTGTAGGATTGTCTTTAGATGTGGATAAGAATTCTTATACCAAAAAGATTGCCGCATTTCCATGGGTGAATGACTCGGAATTGAGAGGATGGAACAGCAGTTATACAGATACGTACAATATTCATGCAACTCCGACGTATTTTATTTTAGATGCTAACAATAAGATAATCAGCAAACCAGATCATGTTGGTGATGTTTTGGAATATTTTAAGGTAAAATAA
- a CDS encoding HlyD family secretion protein, whose translation MKEDVLDNIELRSESVQDILTQPPHWMIRWGNTVIFVILLLILLMSYIIKYPEFVPAPIIVTSQNPPEKIEARTSSKIEKIFIKDHQEVKKNDVLMVMQSAANYKDILELKKLVDSITPDKLYTFPIAQASRFKLGELQGEYNSFAKAFQDEALFTRLQPYAPENLAANQSISEYRVRIATLKQQKNLESIKYDLTKKNFNRSQELFNQGVISAMELENEKIKYLQAQQNLENIKISISQMDEGISNLNKTKSGTAINTEKDRITYSSQTLQLLEQLRKSLKQWELNYLVISSTDGVASFQQFFGENQFVKVGEPILSILPKNKEQLVGRMSVPTTNSGKITPGEKVLIKLDNYRFQEYGIIEGKVQNISLIPDEKGNYYVDVILPKGLKTSYNKTLTFDKELRGSAEIVTQDLRLIERFFYQIRKLLGYQL comes from the coding sequence ATGAAAGAAGACGTTTTAGACAATATTGAACTCCGCTCAGAAAGCGTACAGGATATTCTTACCCAGCCTCCGCATTGGATGATCCGCTGGGGAAATACCGTTATATTTGTTATTCTCCTGCTTATCCTTCTGATGAGCTACATTATAAAATATCCGGAATTTGTACCTGCTCCTATTATTGTAACTTCTCAGAATCCTCCTGAGAAAATAGAAGCAAGGACCAGTTCTAAAATTGAAAAAATATTCATAAAAGACCACCAGGAAGTTAAAAAGAATGATGTACTGATGGTGATGCAGTCTGCAGCCAATTATAAGGATATTTTAGAGCTGAAAAAACTGGTGGATTCTATTACACCTGATAAATTATACACCTTCCCTATTGCCCAGGCTTCAAGGTTTAAACTGGGTGAACTACAGGGTGAATATAACAGTTTTGCCAAAGCATTTCAGGATGAAGCACTCTTTACAAGGTTACAACCTTATGCGCCTGAAAACCTCGCTGCCAACCAAAGTATTTCTGAATATAGAGTGAGAATTGCTACTTTAAAGCAGCAGAAAAACCTTGAATCCATTAAATATGACCTGACTAAGAAAAACTTCAACAGATCTCAGGAGCTATTCAACCAGGGTGTTATTTCAGCGATGGAACTTGAAAATGAAAAGATCAAATATCTTCAGGCTCAGCAAAACCTTGAGAATATTAAAATCTCCATATCACAAATGGATGAAGGGATCTCCAACCTGAATAAAACCAAAAGCGGAACTGCCATTAATACAGAAAAAGACAGAATTACATACTCTTCACAGACTTTACAACTTCTTGAACAGCTGAGAAAATCGTTAAAACAGTGGGAACTGAACTATCTGGTGATCTCATCCACAGATGGTGTTGCCAGTTTTCAGCAGTTTTTCGGCGAGAATCAGTTCGTAAAGGTAGGTGAACCTATCCTTTCTATTCTTCCTAAAAATAAAGAGCAGTTGGTAGGCAGAATGTCTGTTCCTACAACAAACTCAGGAAAAATAACTCCGGGTGAAAAAGTACTGATCAAACTGGACAATTATCGATTCCAGGAATATGGTATCATTGAAGGAAAAGTACAGAATATCTCTCTTATTCCTGATGAAAAAGGGAATTATTATGTAGACGTTATTTTACCAAAAGGATTAAAAACAAGTTATAACAAAACACTCACGTTTGATAAAGAACTCCGGGGCAGTGCAGAGATCGTGACACAAGACCTGCGACTGATTGAAAGATTTTTCTATCAGATCAGAAAACTCCTTGGATATCAGCTTTAA